The genomic window GCTGGGAGGCCACGGCGGGATCGGCGAGGAGTCGTTCGATTTCCTCGAAGCGGTCGACCTTCTGGCGGATCTGCTCAAGCATGGAGTATCCCCGGGGAGGGGAGAAGCGGGGTTACGGATTCCGGGCCGGCCCTTCCTGCGGGTTGGCGGGGGCGGGGCCGGCGGGTTTGGGGGTGCCGAGCGTGGCGGCGATCGTCTGTTGGGCGCGGGTGGCCTGCGTCTTGGCCGGCGCCGCGGGCTTCCGGGAGGCGGGCTTGGCGGCGGTTTCCTTGGCCTTCTGGGCGGCCTGGCCCTGCCATTTGCGCTGGAACTTCTCGACCATGCCGGCGGTGTCCACGAACTTCTGCTTGCCCGTGTAGAACGGATGGCAGTTCGAGCAGACCTCGACGGCGATACGCTCCTTGGTCGAGCGGGTCTTGAAGGTGTTCCCGCAGCCGCAGACGACGGTCGCCTCTTTGTATTCGGGGTGAATGCCCTTCTTCATGGGGTGGGGAAGATAGCACACGGCCCCGTCGAAATCAACAAAAAGGGCCCTGAAGCGCGGCCCCCGGGAGGGGGCCGCGCTCAGGGCGACCAGGGGAGGATCAGTGCGCGCGACGTACGCCGCGGACGATAAGGGACCGGGCCGGCGGCGGGAGGATCGTGGTTTTGCCGTCGTACTCGATCTGAACGCTTCCTCCGACCGTGAGGTCGGGCTCTACGATGCTTCCCGTGGAGACGAGGGAGCCCGGGGTATCGGTGGCGTTGACGGCCAGGAGGGCGCCCTGGAGCGTGTAGTTGCCGCGGGCCTCGATCTGCTCGTTGGCCAGGACGACGCCCTGGTACTGCACGGTGCCGGCCGAGCCCGTTCCACGCAGCCGGACGTCCCCGTTGGCGACGAGGAGCGTGTTGGAGGAATTGCCGTCGGGTTTCTTCCAGGGGACGAACTTGCTGTTGCCGCCCAGGTGGACGTGGCCATCCACGATCAGGGTCATTTCGTAGGGGGAGGAGCTTCCGGCTCCGGTCATTTTGAAATCGCCTTCGACGTAGTAGATGCGCGGCGGGACGGAGGCGCCGCCGCTGATCGTCCAGGTGTAGCGGCCGGTGGTGCCGTCCACCGAGCCGGTGAAGGGGTACGTGGCGTCGGTTGCGGCCACCCGGTTTCCCGCCGCGTCCACCCTGTAGAACCGGCCGTCGCGGCCCAGGATGACGACCCAGTCCCGGTATTCGTATTCGGCGGAGATGTAGTCGGTGACGTTGACGCGGTCGATCGGCAGAGCGGGCTGGTTGGAGCGGATGCCGCCGGGGGGCGGATTGCTCATCGTGATCGAGGCGGTGCCGCTGGCGGTGACGGACTGGGAGACTTCGGCCTGGGCGCTGCCGTTGCCCGTGACATTTTCGTTGGAATGGACCAGGCCCTTGGCTCCGCGGATCTTGAAGGCGCCCTGGAGGTTGATCGAGCCGTTCGAGAGGACCGCGCCGGGCGGCTCCGGGTCTTTGCGCGGGTACTCCACGGTCGCGGTGATCTGCCGCTGGGTGCCGTCGCGGAGCGTGGCGGTCACGGTGACGTGGACGGTCCGATCGCCGTCGATGGCGGGGTCCCGCTGAGCCTGGCCGGCGTCCTCGGGATTCTCGACTTCCCAGCGGTCTCCGTCGCCGTCCTCGTCCATCCCGTCGCCGTGCTCGTCGTCGTTGTCGATCATGACGACGTGGTAGGCGCCCTTGCCGAACGGGATGTTGACGGCCAGGAACTCCCGGAAGTCGGAGGGGATGAGGGTGTTGTCGGTGGAATCGGGGCTGTAGGATCGGAAGGCGGGATCTCTCTGGAGGTCTTCGAAGTACTCCTGCCGGACATGGGAAAGGCGGGTGAGCCTCCAGGGGTTGATGGGCGAGAGCCCGCCCTCGGAGAGAGCTCCGGAACCCGGTCCCGGAGCCTGTCCGGAAAGCTCTTCTTCGAGCTGGCGGCAGTAGGCCAGGGCGTCGTTCCAGGCGTCCGGGTTGGCGTTGCGCCAGTGGAGGAGGGCGCGTCGCGCCCGCTCGAAGCCGGCTTCGCAGATGAGGAGGGCCTCGTCCGCCTGGAGGGCCGCGTGCTGGGCGCGGGTCCGGAAGAGCGTCAGGGACAGGAAGGCGCCTCCGAGGCCCACGACGAGGACCACCACGATCGTCGAAGTCAGGAGAGCGCTCCCACGGATGCGCGCGTGCCGGTTGTTCGTCATCGCTGCCTCCTCTCGCGCGGGACCCGGGAGGCCGAACGGACCGGGGAGAACGGCGCTCGCCGGAGGGGTCGGAGAAAAACGTCCCGGCGGCGGGCGGCATCCCCCGCCTTCCCTCCTCAAGTCCTCTGTCTCTTGTATAACCCATTGTCAATGTAATCAGCGCAAAAATTTTGGGTTACCGGGCGGAGCGGAGGGGTGAAGGGACGCGGAGGAATTACTGTTCCTGCGACCGCTTCCACCAGTCGGACCAGCGCTCGTGGTCCAGGCCGATGGACTGTCCGGTGATGCCGCGGAGGGCCCGGCTGGCCGCCTGCTGCATGTTCGGATCGGGGTCGAGCAGCCAGTCGATGAGCACCGGAACCGCCTTGCGGAGCCTGAGGGTCTTGGCGGTTTCGGCGAGCTGAACCCTCGGCCAGTAATCGCGCTCGAGAGCCAGGCGCTCCACGATCTGGTCCTCGAGATCGCGCGCCTCGACCGTGGCCAGCCCCAGCGCCGCATGGGCCCGCACGAGAGGCTCCTCGGCCACGAGGAGCCTCGAGAAAAGCGGGGTCAACGTCTTGTTCGTGGACTTGGCCAGGGCGGCCACGAGATCCACGCGCGTTTCGCCGCGCGCGCGCTCCACGGCCTCGCCGAGGACGCGCAGGAGATCCTCGCCGCGGCCCTGCTTCTCGGCCAGGGTCGAAAGCGAGAGAATCGCCTGGCCTCGGACGGAACGGTCGGCGTCGAGACACAGCTCGGAGAGAGCGTCGAAGGCGTCCGGATCGTTGAGGCGTTCGAGGGCCGCGGCGGCGGCCGCGCGCACGCCCGGCTGGGCGTCCTTCAGGAGCGGCCGGACGAGGGCGGCGCGTCCGGGCTCGCCGAACTCGCCCAGAAGGCGCGCCGCCTCGGCGCGCACGTCCCCCGCGGGGTGGCGCAGGAGCTTCTCGAGCGCCGGAAGGGCCGCCTTGTCCTTCTTCTCGAGGAGGGCCGCCGAAACGGCGGGGCGGATCTCGGCGTCCGCGCGCGCCAGGAGGTCGGTCAGGAAGGCGGCCGGGTCGGCGCGGCCCTCGGCGGCCTGAAGGATCATCTCCTTCCGGCGCTCGGGCGTGGCGTCCTTGAGGCGGGCCTCGAAAGGATCGGTCTTGGCGGAGGAGCGGTTCGATGCTTCGGAGGAAGGATTTCCGGAGGGTTCGGAGGTCCGGGCGGCGGCCGGCGCCTCGCCGACCGGCGACGGCTTGGGGACGACCCGCGCGGGCTCGCCCAGGCTGCGGAGCTTGACGAATTCGATCCGCTCAATCTGATCCCGCCGAATGATCATCTCGCCGGCCGACATGCGCAGGACGATCTTGGAACCGTCCTGGCGGACGAGATGGCCGTCCAGGAAGTTCCCGTTGCGGAGATGGACCCGGTGGAAGCGGACGTCGTCCCTGGAGCCGTCCTGGCCGAGGGCGGGGCGCGCCAGGAGAACGAACGCGCCCACCAGGAATCCCGCGACGCCGGCGAAGGCGCCCCTCACTGGACCCTCCGGACGCTGCGGACGATGAGGGCGCGG from Planctomycetota bacterium includes these protein-coding regions:
- a CDS encoding HEAT repeat domain-containing protein; protein product: MRGAFAGVAGFLVGAFVLLARPALGQDGSRDDVRFHRVHLRNGNFLDGHLVRQDGSKIVLRMSAGEMIIRRDQIERIEFVKLRSLGEPARVVPKPSPVGEAPAAARTSEPSGNPSSEASNRSSAKTDPFEARLKDATPERRKEMILQAAEGRADPAAFLTDLLARADAEIRPAVSAALLEKKDKAALPALEKLLRHPAGDVRAEAARLLGEFGEPGRAALVRPLLKDAQPGVRAAAAAALERLNDPDAFDALSELCLDADRSVRGQAILSLSTLAEKQGRGEDLLRVLGEAVERARGETRVDLVAALAKSTNKTLTPLFSRLLVAEEPLVRAHAALGLATVEARDLEDQIVERLALERDYWPRVQLAETAKTLRLRKAVPVLIDWLLDPDPNMQQAASRALRGITGQSIGLDHERWSDWWKRSQEQ
- the rpmE gene encoding 50S ribosomal protein L31, with protein sequence MCYLPHPMKKGIHPEYKEATVVCGCGNTFKTRSTKERIAVEVCSNCHPFYTGKQKFVDTAGMVEKFQRKWQGQAAQKAKETAAKPASRKPAAPAKTQATRAQQTIAATLGTPKPAGPAPANPQEGPARNP